AGTACTTGTAAATAATTCAAATAGACGCCTTCATTGATATCCCATATTGACGTCACTCTATATTTACTCCCTTTTGTACCTCTGTATTTTAATATaagtaactgttttattttagttaaatgatTATGTCAGCCATATTTGCTTAGAAACAGTTATCTGCCAGGATACGTTCCTTtcactgtatatattttatttatgatatagGTATTCGTTATACAGTTTTCTATGAAAGTCATCGAAATATACCCTAAGGGTATTCACATATATAgggtattcataaaataaaaccttACATGATTAATTATTTAAGGTCCTGCACATACTTCCCTAATCAATTATACAATCCGATGAAAAGTCTTGCCACTATAGACGACAAGGAAAAAACATAGCTGCGGTTAACATCAAAAGAAGATGTAAGTTTAATTTGAATTTCCTGTTATCACATGTCAAATTTTAATTAgttatttatttaacaatttatattTCATCTAACTAGTTCCTTCTTTTCAATGACTTGAACTTATCTCTttatcatgtacattttttttttggcgtCCATTGAAATTATGTCTTCAAGTGCCGTATGTGACGGTTAATATATAAGTATTTCTTTGAACTCAATTTTCTTCTAATTTCAGGTCCTTTCGGAACAAATTATATGTACGATATAATGGAGTTTTGCATATGCCGGTGCAAGGGAGTGTGAAGTAATTTGCCCTTTTACtaacctctcatgaatagattcGAAATAtctagtttgtttttattttactgtttattcTTTGCTTTCAATATATCTTGTAAAGACTTGTTTTGCTCCTGAATATGTCGAACTCTCTTTCTATATGGCTGACTGATTTTAAAGATCATGACACCAGACTTGTGTATTTGTTTATTGGTTACTAAGCAGttacttgttttaaaaaacattagaCGCGATTTGTCTTCTTCCTGTCTGTTTAGCAATTACTATTACTTTTTGAAGTTAATTCATCGCATTTCTCGTTCTAGTTTTAAGATCACTTTTAGTCATTAATTTATTGccgaaaaatatttcaaacggtCACATCCGCTTTATTATTAAAGTGGTAAAAACATGTATACAGAGAGACGTTTCTTTACTTGGGTACCGGTCATATTCCAAGCCCAACAGTTCCGATGACTAAATTGTTTTAATAAGCATTCTTCTACGGAAAGGAAATCCTTTTTAGTataaagtacacattttttatataaaccAAAATAAGCAGGAATTCAAAGCTATATTTATCAAATCATACATTGAGAAATAtcaatgttttcttaaaatttgtgaTACAAATGATGATGTATAGAAGTCTACataatatttactgtttataaCATATCATATATACCTTAATTAGATGCACCATGAAAATATGTGATTTGATAACAAAACTGGTCATGTTTGATCGCAACAATTgttgaatatattgaaatttgCTTCGAGGGAATAGTTGACACAAACATAACTTTGATACTACACAGCATACAATATATTGTAGAAATAAAGAgcaataacttaataaatttatcaaataacCATGGCCTCCGTGTCGCCTGATTATCGCCCTCTCCCCACCCCACGCTGCCATACATACACGCCCAAAGTCCCAACTGCTACGCAACTGTATAAACTTTTTTCATCATCATTGTATATTTCGACGCAAACACTAATTATACAACGGGGGTAAAACTTATCTGAAGTAGTTAAAAATATCATTTCGCACATTAAACATGTTCCTCAGAATTTTTTCTTAAACCTACCCTTAACATCATCTCGTGTTTTACGCTTTATGCAATTTTCTCGTATATTTCTGTTACCATTCAATGCAGTACATATTATCCTTAACGTTCCTATTGTCAACAGAATACGCGAGAAAGTTTACATTTGTCAAAACTTTCGCTCCACTGTGGCCTCAAGCTTTTTACGATGAACACTGGTACCAGCTTGTTCTCATGATTATTTACCGTATGAAGCTTGTAGCTCGGGAGATTTTGTAAATGGAGCGAAATTTTATGACAACTCCAACATTTTTCGAGTATTCTGTTGACAACAGTAAAGATCCATTATTAATAATGAATATCATCTTGAAGAATTATATGTACTGCACTGAATGGCACCAGAAATAAATGAGAAAGTTGCATAAAGCATAAAACATGAAATGATTTTCGGGATGGGTTTATGAAAGTTTTCGTATTAATATTTTTGTCTTGAGTGTATTTAAGCCAGCGAGAGATGATAATTTTAATTCTGTTATATAATTAGTGTCTGCGTCGGTACAATGAACAGGTTGTACAGGTGCATAGTAGTTGGGACTTGAAGTAGGGGTGAGGGTAAGTATTCCACACCTCACGTGTCTGTGGATTATCACGATTTCATTTTCCAATGCACACAAATTAAACAACGAAGTCGTTATCCCGGGTGGTTAAATGTCTATGCATCTGAACAATGTAGCATGGTAAATAAGATAATAAATCACAAAAGGTCttcattattttcattcaaaGATGCTcattgaaatttgataaaaaaaatgctgGACTTTACTTGCCGGAGTAGTAGTGAATTCGATGTCATAAGGCTCTTGTATCGGTCCGCGCGTCAATCGTTGTGATTCGCAGAAAAATATAATGTCTTTCTTTAACTGACAATCAAATCAAACCATTATATTCTGCAACATCCTAGTATTAGATGACATCATAATAGTAGTAGTTGAAATCATAGTTCATGTTTTAGTCTATCATCTGAAATATCCTAAAACCAGCTTATTTCAATGTACAAGACGTTGTAAGTGCACAATCTTTACCTAAACCTCTAAACATTATGTACAAGACTGATACTTATCGTCTACGTTTTGACATGTTAATTGAATATTGCAGATATTGCAAAAACGCGAGGATGTGAAACGTATCTTAATATAAGGAATTCATTTAATTTTCCGACCATCACGTAAAAGATTTCCAAAAGTAGCACTTCAGATTTAAGACTTATAATGTATATAATCATTCAATTTAGCAGAAAGACATGCTTTCACTTCTTTTCAAAGACGGAATTTTATAGAAATGATACGTTAACGTTTTCTTACTTTAAGATCTAAAAAAAGACCTGTCTATACAAGTGTAACGgaaatagaaatgataaatatccTCTGCAAAAGGATTTACAAATTCTAAATTGGTTGGTTCTTAGTCATTTACAAACATTTCTTTAGTACTTATTTACATATCATTGTCTTTTAATGAGTAAATTTGCTCATAATGGCTTGAAGTCCCATAAGGCTTAAAATAtgtgttaaaaacagatgaaacagctgtcaaaatagatgttttgcataattacatggtcagaaaaacattacttttaataTTGCGTATGAATTTCTACAGTACAAGCTGTAAATGGAGATATTCAGAAACAATGTATGCAATAAGACTTTCTAGTATGTGCATCAATGTTCAGAACTTTGACCAATATCACAGAAAATAATTATTAAcataggatttaaaaaaaatatttcatgttcataGCAACAAGTTTGGCAGCTACATTATAAAGAAAGACATTATAAGCCTTTAAGgttcataaataaaatctgaaaagtagatccctcggatgcaccgagaacaaggcaaacagtgaaaattgcagactcggtttgattgagtctgttcatgagcagtaatggtaAATGCAACACTGCCCGCGCCCCCCCTATAAAGTCACACCAGAAgtgaattttcattttggaattttTTACAATATAGATTACCCAAAATAAATACGAGAGTTGTTGAACAAATACGTAGATTGTCCCCTTTATGTGAAATTTAGTACAAGTGTACCGTTGTTTTAACCAGTAACATATCCGCTTGCAATTGTACTTATTGAAATAGAATAACATAAGACCGGACAAAACTAGTAATTATTTATAAACCAAAGCAACGCGCTAGAAACCAAGCCGACGTGTTGACGctttaaatgtaaaaatcatCAATAGCTACTGATAGAATCATACAACCTTTTTGCAAAAGTAAAGTATATTAACATCTTGAATATATTGTTATAATGTATAAGTGTTGTTTCTGTGAAATTTGAAATCAAACAGTAGTTAAACAACTTCTTGACTTGGGCTGTCACACTTGGTCTTACATAACATGACTTCTCAAAAGCATATAGAATGCTGAGCACAACATGAAATAGTATTAAAACTGGGGGAAACCCGACAGAAACTTTTGAATAACTGTAGAAAACAAACGCTTTAGCTGACATCTCTTAAAAGATAGCCAAGGCATCTGTTAGTattaatgttgattacatgataaggcaaaatacacctataaatagattgttaaatgattttcattgaaGCGAATGAAGAAAGAATTCCAATATCTACATGCTTCAGTTAAATGAATATCAAACGTTAACTAAGAGTAATATCTTGtcaaaatgaatactttttatttttcacttgatACACTGACTTTTAATCACAGAAGTTATTCAGTACATTCTTTATAGATTTAAAAACATTAGTATCAATAGCGATTTTTGTTAACAATATCAACGTTATTAAGACGTCGATGACATGGACCGCACAACATATCAATTATTTAACAAATGATCATAGTACAAACATACGGCATGGTAACAATTTCATATTTGGTTCATACGTGGCAGAGGCTGATATAAATTTACGACGTCTTTGTTGTAATATAAATTTGAAGTGTTGATATCATTTCTAATTCTTTGATATCATGAATTCAATTCAATGTTTCCGTATAACACGTTACATTTACGTCAGTGCTAgcgaggggtgttgcacatttcattactgtgCGTAAGAAGTCTCCTAAAATCGAGTTTGTTATTAGTTTTTTTTAGTTGCGTTTCCATActtcaaaatgattttctaaTAATTTTAACTACCCAAGAAGCAAACCTTCTATTTCATTCCTCCGCCTATTTCTTTATTTATCGAAAAAAATGATAAGCTGCtcttaaacatagaaatatttatttaccgGATCATGAATACTTATGAAAGTCTTCCAAAGGCATGGTACGCACTCGAATTTCTACCTAGTGCAATACGGATTTAGATTTCTGTCATTCCGTTttcatttgtgaaataaaagccgtattttatagaatatttatTGGTAAATAAAATACTCTGATTAAGTCTATAAGAACACCTGtgaatatgtattttgtcattgTCCACATTGTTTTGAAACCTTCTGAATGATTTGCTCAGTCCagattatttcaaacaaaaagagAATGCCTTCTCAGGCGGACTAATGTTCGTGGTCAGAGAACAAGTTGTCGTGTTGATGAACGTGATTAGATATGGTGTTGCCCCTCAGACTGTCGCTGTCAAAGTTGGTGCTGTCAAACTGATTTTCTTGATCAGAGAACATGTTTTCGTCTTGATGTTCGTTATCAGAAATCATGTTGCCGAGTGCATGTTCTTGATCGGAGGTGTTGTCGTTCATACCAACGCTCCCAGAGCTGTCAGCCTGAATTCCTTGGTCAGGGAAAACATTAATTGGCTCGTATTCTTTGTTAGAAAAGATGCTGTTGAGCTGATTCTTGCGCTCAGAGGATGTACTGTCCAGTTGATTTTCGTCTTCAGAGAATATGTTTTCCTGTAGGTGTTCTTTATTTACGAATGTGTTCTTGGGCTTATATTCATCGTTTGTCAACTTGTTGTCAGACTGATTTCCTAGGCCAGCCAATATGTTGTCGGGCTGATGTTTATTCACATTTTCCTGATCAGGGACGATATTGTCAGGCTGGTTCACGCCGTCAAAGGAAATACTATCCGGATTACTTTTACCACCAGGGACAATATTGTTGGGTTGATTTTTAGGCTCAGGAAAGATGCCGATAATTGGAATAGAATTtacatttatctttgtttttgctctgtctgatgcattttcattatcgTAATTTTTCGATTGCTGATCTTCCGCTTTAAGCAGTGCGATGATCAGGTTTTGATTAGAATGTTCATTCGTGTTAGACATACCCGCCTCTTCTACCAGGCTATTGACAGCATTTCTGAAGTACCGTCGCCGCATAAGCTCTTTAAATACCATTTGTATATTGTTGTTCTTTTTCCATTTTGCTGAAACTCTACGAATTAGTTTCTTTTCTCTCTTGGATATCAATTTCAGATTTTGTAATATTTCGATAAAATCATCACTTGTAAGACTTGAAAGTTTTTCTTTATACATGGCATCGGGGTCTTTGATAACTTTACTTGAAATACTTGGATTTTCAGCCGCTAATTCGGAAGCTTCGACTAATTTCTTTTCTTGTCTTAATTCTCCCTTGATGTTTTTAATGGACTCAGCTTCCTTCCAACCAGTTGTTAATAATGACTTCTTTTCTTTATCACTTTCCCTGTCAAGATAAGATTTTTGGCTTTTATTTTTCAGCAAGTTGCCTTTTCCACTGTCACCTCTTTGCTTATGTTGTTGTGATAGGTTTCGTACTCTAGGCGAAGATATCTTATTGTTTTCTAGCCGTGCTTCTGTCTCTTTCCCATGAATAATTTCTTTTGGTGAAGAAACTACTTCATTGTCTTCTATGTCAGTGGAGTCATTAGAGACTGATTTTGTCTTTGATATTTGCGTATCCATATTCTCGTTTATATTCTTTTTAGCCAATAATGTATCGCTAGCCAATTGTGTATCGGCATCATTTACCGATTGTGGCTTTATATTATTCACTAAAGATTTGATATCTTTTAACAAGTTCACCAATTCGTTCTTTCCGTTGTTCTCGTCGGTCGTGTCTTTAATCTCGGTTGCACTGTTCACACTTTTTTCTGTCTGAAGGTCCACTCGGTTAGAAGAAGCGTCCGCATTTACCTTGTTACGTTGACTCCCGACAGGAAAATTGTTAGAGGGAgataaaaaattatctgataatTTTTCATTACTACGCGCACGGAAGCTGTTGTTCTCAATGGTCTTTTGAGTGTTAGGGATGTTTTCCGACAATATATTTTCTTCTGGATAAGATGCACGCTGATTATCTAATGTTTGTGGTCCATTCTGGTAATATTTGTCACGAGGAACTGAATTAAATCTCGGGTCGGAGAAAGACGGGCCTAGAAAAGCCCTGTTCtgcatgaccttttgacctgaCAGCATGCCCGTCAATCCCGGATAACTTCTTTGATATTCGCTATTCGGACCTCTGTAGATGTCTGGCACTATGCCTCTCTGATATGGACTATTCATTTGTGGTGAAACTCCAAAAACATTGTTTGGACCTTGCGGAACTTGAACTCTTGGAGAGGCAAATGGATAACTTCTATGCATTCCTTGTAGAGATGGAACAGATATACCGTTATCATTTCCATTAGGGATGCTTTCATTCTGTTCATTGGGATTGTGCAAATCAACTTGAACTGTgagatttatttcattatttgagCCTGGAGTATTCTTAGTATTCTCTTTTTCTGACGAAACAGGCACGACACTTGCTATTTTTGTCTCGTTGACTTTATTCTCTTTTGACCTTTCAGCTTCCTTTAGTTTTCTTTCACGTAATTTCTTTCTCCTTTTTATAAGTGCTAACATTATGGGAAGATTTTTCCTTTTCGATAGCTTTTTAGcccattttttccctttttttgttgcTAAAAGACGTTTCAGTCGAGTAGAACTTATTTGTCTTCTTTGTCTATGTAAGGGATGAGAGTCACCTAAACAAACAAGCAAACGTTAAAAATTATTCACATGTCACCTCGTAAGTTAGTGTTTGCTACCAAAGATTCACTGAAAGTGCACTTGAATGAACAACGTAATTACGCTATTACTGTTTATCAATCTTTAATAGACAGTTCCAATTTGAAAACCAAACGGACAAACGtgttaattgtatgtttacaGA
This Mercenaria mercenaria strain notata chromosome 17, MADL_Memer_1, whole genome shotgun sequence DNA region includes the following protein-coding sequences:
- the LOC123537436 gene encoding uncharacterized protein LOC123537436, yielding MARMVVTNLLLLIALVTIVHSFPRTTSNGRSPLDSVDVVVEDDTIEERLQGGNKAVTELFMEKNYHTEKSLRSDLLSTWISKGHLRDSHPLHRQRRQISSTRLKRLLATKKGKKWAKKLSKRKNLPIMLALIKRRKKLRERKLKEAERSKENKVNETKIASVVPVSSEKENTKNTPGSNNEINLTVQVDLHNPNEQNESIPNGNDNGISVPSLQGMHRSYPFASPRVQVPQGPNNVFGVSPQMNSPYQRGIVPDIYRGPNSEYQRSYPGLTGMLSGQKVMQNRAFLGPSFSDPRFNSVPRDKYYQNGPQTLDNQRASYPEENILSENIPNTQKTIENNSFRARSNEKLSDNFLSPSNNFPVGSQRNKVNADASSNRVDLQTEKSVNSATEIKDTTDENNGKNELVNLLKDIKSLVNNIKPQSVNDADTQLASDTLLAKKNINENMDTQISKTKSVSNDSTDIEDNEVVSSPKEIIHGKETEARLENNKISSPRVRNLSQQHKQRGDSGKGNLLKNKSQKSYLDRESDKEKKSLLTTGWKEAESIKNIKGELRQEKKLVEASELAAENPSISSKVIKDPDAMYKEKLSSLTSDDFIEILQNLKLISKREKKLIRRVSAKWKKNNNIQMVFKELMRRRYFRNAVNSLVEEAGMSNTNEHSNQNLIIALLKAEDQQSKNYDNENASDRAKTKINVNSIPIIGIFPEPKNQPNNIVPGGKSNPDSISFDGVNQPDNIVPDQENVNKHQPDNILAGLGNQSDNKLTNDEYKPKNTFVNKEHLQENIFSEDENQLDSTSSERKNQLNSIFSNKEYEPINVFPDQGIQADSSGSVGMNDNTSDQEHALGNMISDNEHQDENMFSDQENQFDSTNFDSDSLRGNTISNHVHQHDNLFSDHEH